The following are encoded in a window of Variovorax paradoxus genomic DNA:
- a CDS encoding patatin-like phospholipase family protein gives MPETRPATGLLLTGGGARAAYQVGVLEAIAEIRRDALAAGAAIGSGNPFQVITGTSAGAINAAALACGSDDFDRVVAHIAQVWGNFRAEQVYRADSLSVLGSGARWRMLLGLGRFAANWMRIKPKSLLDNAPLADLLARLVPLNRLPQLMQQGHVQALAVTASSYSSGEHVTFFEAAVPMEPWVRSQRLSVRDRITHAHLMASSAIPFVFPATALPMPPGHTEYFGDGSMRQSAPIAAAIHLGAQRIVVIGAGRMHEPRDEAGPNTHSGYPTMAQIAGHALSSIFLDALAVDIERLRRINHTLGLIPEEARTASTLRPLDLLVISPSERIDMIAARHVDALPGAVRHLLGGSKVAADVKGGALASYLLFESAYTRELMALGRADAMRQRDEVVRFFGWALK, from the coding sequence ATGCCCGAGACACGCCCCGCCACCGGCCTGCTGCTGACAGGCGGCGGCGCCCGCGCCGCCTACCAGGTCGGCGTGCTCGAAGCCATCGCCGAGATCCGGCGCGACGCCCTGGCCGCCGGCGCGGCCATCGGCAGCGGCAATCCGTTCCAGGTCATCACCGGCACCTCGGCCGGCGCCATCAACGCCGCCGCGCTGGCCTGCGGTTCCGACGACTTCGACCGCGTGGTCGCGCACATCGCGCAGGTGTGGGGCAACTTTCGCGCCGAGCAGGTCTACCGCGCCGACTCGCTCTCGGTGCTCGGCAGCGGCGCGCGCTGGCGCATGCTGCTCGGCCTGGGGCGCTTCGCGGCCAACTGGATGCGCATCAAGCCGAAGTCGCTGCTCGACAACGCACCGCTGGCCGACCTGCTGGCGCGCCTGGTGCCGCTGAACCGGCTGCCGCAGCTCATGCAGCAGGGCCACGTGCAGGCGCTGGCCGTCACGGCGTCGAGCTACAGCTCGGGCGAGCACGTCACCTTCTTCGAGGCGGCCGTGCCGATGGAACCGTGGGTGCGTTCGCAGCGCCTGTCGGTGCGCGACCGCATCACGCATGCGCACCTGATGGCCTCGTCGGCCATTCCGTTCGTGTTCCCGGCCACCGCGCTGCCCATGCCGCCGGGCCACACCGAGTACTTCGGCGACGGCTCGATGCGGCAGTCGGCGCCCATCGCGGCAGCGATCCACTTGGGTGCGCAACGCATCGTGGTGATCGGCGCCGGCCGCATGCACGAGCCGCGCGACGAAGCCGGGCCGAACACGCACAGCGGCTATCCGACCATGGCGCAGATCGCGGGTCATGCGCTGTCGAGCATCTTTCTGGATGCGCTCGCGGTCGACATCGAACGGCTGCGCCGCATCAACCACACGCTGGGCCTGATCCCCGAAGAAGCGCGCACCGCGAGCACGCTGCGCCCACTCGACCTGCTGGTGATCTCGCCCTCGGAGCGCATCGACATGATCGCGGCGCGCCACGTCGATGCCCTGCCGGGCGCTGTGCGGCATCTGCTGGGCGGCTCGAAGGTCGCGGCCGACGTGAAGGGCGGCGCGTTGGCGAGCTACCTGCTGTTCGAGTCGGCCTACACGCGCGAGCTGATGGCACTCGGGCGCGCGGATGCGATGCGCCAGCGCGATGAAGTGGTGCGGTTCTTTGGGTGGGCGTTGAAGTGA
- a CDS encoding M20 family metallo-hydrolase, producing MARIDDHAAIGATAQGGVCRIALTDADRAGRDRLVQWMRELGLTVRIDRIGNIFGIRPGQLPHAQPVMTGSHIDTVATGGRYDGNYGVMAGLEVVRWLNERQRQTLRPFVVAAFTNEEGVRFMPDMLGSLVHAGGLALDAALDTVATDGARLGDELARIGYAGDMPCGTLVPHAFVELHIEQGPVLEAEGVTIGAVADLQGISWQEIVVTGQSNHAGTTPMRLRHDAGYCAAAIAVFVRELARRYGGSQVATVGAIDLHPNLINVIAARATLTVDLRNTDEATLQAAEGELASYLRQLEATEGVTIAARTLARFEPVQFDERLVRIIEASAHARGLRHRRMTSGAGHDAQMMARICPAAMVFVPSVRGISHNPKEHTASADLAQGANVLLDVVLGLLDEAG from the coding sequence ATGGCGCGCATCGACGACCACGCCGCCATCGGCGCGACCGCACAAGGCGGCGTCTGCCGCATTGCGCTCACCGACGCCGACCGCGCGGGCCGCGACCGGCTCGTGCAGTGGATGCGAGAGCTGGGCCTCACGGTGCGCATCGACCGCATCGGCAACATCTTCGGCATCCGACCCGGCCAGCTGCCCCATGCCCAACCCGTGATGACCGGCTCGCACATCGACACCGTCGCCACGGGCGGTCGCTACGACGGCAACTACGGCGTGATGGCCGGCCTCGAGGTGGTGCGCTGGCTCAACGAACGCCAGCGCCAGACGCTGCGCCCCTTTGTGGTCGCTGCCTTCACCAACGAGGAGGGCGTGCGCTTCATGCCCGACATGCTGGGCTCGCTGGTGCACGCGGGCGGCCTGGCGCTCGATGCGGCGCTCGACACCGTCGCCACCGACGGCGCACGGCTGGGCGACGAACTCGCGCGCATCGGCTACGCGGGCGACATGCCTTGCGGCACGCTGGTGCCGCATGCGTTCGTCGAGCTGCACATCGAGCAGGGCCCGGTGCTGGAGGCCGAAGGCGTCACCATCGGTGCGGTGGCCGACCTGCAGGGCATCTCGTGGCAAGAGATCGTCGTCACCGGCCAGTCGAACCACGCCGGCACCACGCCGATGCGCCTGCGCCACGACGCGGGCTACTGCGCCGCCGCCATCGCGGTGTTCGTGCGCGAGCTGGCGCGCCGCTACGGCGGCAGCCAGGTCGCGACGGTCGGTGCGATCGACCTGCATCCCAACCTCATCAACGTGATCGCGGCGCGCGCCACGCTCACGGTGGATCTGCGCAACACCGACGAGGCGACGCTGCAGGCGGCCGAAGGCGAGCTCGCGAGCTACCTGCGGCAACTCGAAGCGACCGAAGGCGTGACCATCGCGGCCCGCACGCTGGCGCGTTTCGAGCCGGTGCAGTTCGACGAGCGATTGGTACGCATCATCGAAGCCAGCGCGCATGCACGCGGCCTTCGCCACCGCCGCATGACCTCAGGTGCCGGCCACGACGCGCAGATGATGGCGCGCATCTGCCCCGCCGCGATGGTCTTCGTGCCAAGCGTGCGCGGCATCAGCCACAACCCCAAGGAGCACACGGCGAGCGCCGACCTCGCGCAGGGCGCGAATGTGCTGCTGGACGTGGTGCTGGGGCTGTTGGACGAGGCGGGGTGA